Proteins encoded in a region of the Prochlorothrix hollandica PCC 9006 = CALU 1027 genome:
- a CDS encoding tetratricopeptide repeat protein: protein MINLRTPYWFAALLSFTLSGGLLGGSVGSGYGGLAPSLAGSLPPAADRPLAQAPPNAGSAWLDRGIQHITQGQLEPAIAAFQQAIALDPSLTPAHYNLGLAYRQTGQLQPAINAFYQATLTDPTFALASSNLGAALLEGGNLEQAAYFLQKAIGLEPNLAIAHYNLGLVQQQQGQWPGAIRSLQQAIRLSPKAPEPFYQLGLSYQQQGQTLEALRAFQQAIALNPAYAEAFYGVGSIYYQQGNLPEALSAFLRSTQLDPTYAHAYAGGGLVFMAQGRYGDAVTLFQYAQDLYQQQGHSTWETWARQQGQQARSLAQQG from the coding sequence GTGATCAACCTCAGAACCCCTTACTGGTTTGCTGCCCTGCTGAGTTTCACCCTGAGTGGTGGTCTGCTCGGTGGATCGGTCGGGTCAGGCTATGGGGGGCTTGCCCCTAGTCTGGCCGGTTCTCTGCCCCCTGCTGCCGATCGCCCCCTGGCCCAAGCCCCCCCCAACGCTGGCTCTGCTTGGCTCGATCGCGGCATCCAACACATCACCCAAGGACAACTGGAACCGGCGATCGCTGCCTTTCAGCAGGCCATTGCCCTGGATCCCAGCCTGACCCCGGCCCACTACAACCTGGGGCTGGCCTATCGCCAAACGGGCCAGTTACAGCCTGCTATTAATGCTTTTTATCAAGCTACGCTGACCGATCCCACCTTTGCCCTGGCCTCTTCCAACCTAGGGGCGGCTTTGTTGGAAGGGGGCAATTTGGAGCAAGCTGCCTATTTTTTGCAAAAAGCCATTGGTCTGGAACCGAATCTTGCCATTGCCCACTACAACCTGGGTCTGGTGCAACAGCAGCAGGGGCAATGGCCCGGTGCCATTCGATCGCTGCAACAGGCGATCCGCCTCAGTCCCAAAGCTCCGGAACCCTTCTATCAGTTGGGCTTGAGTTATCAGCAGCAGGGGCAGACCCTGGAGGCTCTCCGGGCCTTCCAACAGGCGATCGCCCTCAACCCCGCCTATGCGGAAGCCTTCTATGGGGTGGGTTCTATCTATTATCAACAGGGCAACTTACCGGAAGCTCTCTCGGCTTTTCTGCGATCGACCCAACTTGATCCCACCTATGCCCATGCCTACGCTGGGGGGGGCTTGGTCTTTATGGCCCAGGGGCGCTATGGCGATGCGGTGACTCTCTTTCAGTACGCCCAGGATCTCTATCAACAACAGGGCCATAGCACCTGGGAGACCTGGGCGCGGCAACAGGGCCAACAGGCGCGATCGTTGGCTCAGCAGGGCTAG
- the ndk gene encoding nucleoside-diphosphate kinase produces the protein MERTFIAIKPDGVQRKLVAEVIRRFETKGFTLVGLKLMQVSRELAEQHYDVHREKPFFAGLVDFIISAPLVAMVWEGEGVVASARTIIGATNPLTAAPGTIRGDLGVSIGRNLIHGSDAVETAQREIALWFKEEELVSWSPSLTDWLYE, from the coding sequence ATGGAACGCACCTTTATTGCCATTAAGCCCGATGGAGTTCAGCGCAAGTTGGTGGCGGAAGTTATCCGCCGCTTTGAGACCAAGGGGTTTACCCTGGTGGGGCTGAAGCTGATGCAGGTGAGCCGGGAGTTGGCAGAGCAGCATTATGATGTTCACCGCGAAAAGCCTTTTTTTGCGGGCTTGGTAGACTTTATTATCTCAGCGCCCCTGGTGGCAATGGTTTGGGAAGGAGAGGGCGTTGTTGCGTCTGCCCGCACCATTATTGGGGCGACCAACCCCCTCACCGCTGCACCGGGCACGATTCGGGGGGATTTGGGGGTCAGCATTGGCCGCAACCTGATCCACGGTTCCGATGCGGTGGAAACGGCCCAGCGGGAAATTGCCCTCTGGTTTAAGGAGGAGGAACTGGTGTCCTGGTCGCCCAGCCTCACTGACTGGCTGTACGAGTAA
- a CDS encoding sirohydrochlorin chelatase produces the protein MQQEAQQVPPVLEPLVQDRPLLLVGHGSRDLDGRQALLDLGTAYQALDRSRPVIPCFLELTEPSIQDGVDRCVEQGYTDLSVLPILLFAARHNKFDVTNELDRARQRHPQITFHYGRHFGITPSILDLWRDRLQELDQPQWNPQGIARAETVLLFVGRGSSDPDANSDVSKLARIVWEGSGYDTVEVCFIGITHPRLEEGFRRARFYQPKRIIVLPYFLFTGVLVKKIFDITAQQQAQFPATDIVCLPEMGLNPRLFEILRQRELETQLGQVQMNCELCKFRLAALGDGSASHQDHGHGHGHGHGHGHDHSHGHGHDHGHNHGDGHGHGHNHGEAMVDPYAEPAQYHDRIWQVP, from the coding sequence TTGCAGCAGGAAGCCCAACAGGTGCCGCCGGTTCTGGAACCCCTGGTTCAGGATCGTCCCTTGCTGTTAGTGGGCCATGGCAGCCGCGATCTGGATGGACGGCAAGCCTTATTAGACCTAGGAACCGCCTACCAAGCCCTCGATCGCTCCCGTCCCGTGATTCCCTGTTTCCTGGAACTGACCGAACCCAGCATTCAGGATGGGGTCGATCGCTGTGTGGAGCAGGGTTATACGGATCTATCGGTGTTGCCGATTCTGTTGTTTGCGGCGCGGCACAATAAATTTGACGTGACCAACGAGCTGGATCGGGCACGGCAACGTCACCCCCAGATCACCTTCCACTACGGTCGCCATTTTGGCATTACCCCCAGCATTTTGGATCTCTGGCGCGATCGCCTCCAGGAACTGGATCAGCCCCAGTGGAACCCCCAGGGCATTGCACGGGCCGAAACGGTGTTGCTGTTTGTGGGCCGTGGCTCCAGCGATCCCGATGCCAACAGCGATGTCTCCAAGTTAGCCCGCATCGTCTGGGAGGGCAGCGGCTACGACACCGTGGAAGTCTGTTTCATTGGCATTACCCACCCCCGTCTCGAAGAAGGGTTCCGACGGGCACGGTTCTACCAGCCCAAACGCATCATTGTTTTGCCCTACTTCCTCTTTACGGGGGTTTTGGTTAAGAAAATCTTTGACATCACTGCCCAGCAACAAGCCCAGTTTCCGGCCACAGACATCGTGTGTTTACCGGAGATGGGTCTCAATCCTCGCCTCTTTGAAATTCTGCGGCAACGGGAACTGGAAACCCAGTTAGGCCAGGTGCAGATGAATTGTGAACTGTGCAAGTTTCGCCTTGCGGCCTTAGGGGATGGATCTGCATCCCACCAGGATCACGGCCATGGTCACGGCCATGGTCACGGGCACGGTCACGATCACAGTCATGGGCACGGTCACGATCACGGTCACAATCACGGTGATGGGCACGGTCACGGCCATAACCACGGTGAGGCCATGGTGGATCCCTATGCAGAACCGGCCCAGTATCACGATCGCATCTGGCAAGTTCCGTAA
- a CDS encoding Npun_F0296 family exosortase-dependent surface protein, with protein sequence MEALNVFTKTTLAVSAAAAALAFAPSAEAFTVSGSGGIQGTYLGNSCPAAGCTDFATAGYTVSGGAVGTKNAYGTNALKPGSNSGFEDLVSSYNITSANKKPGGTANTAINISGLSNAFSFYWGSVDTHNVVEFLSTGSVVGTITGFSLADALGWEQTPNNAGDYAKDALLSFSGGTFDAVRLSVDTNAPTPLGYAAGQNGVAFESAATAVPEPGGTLLMLGGSLFMASQLKRRQAAQ encoded by the coding sequence ATGGAAGCTCTAAACGTTTTCACCAAAACCACCCTCGCCGTTTCTGCCGCTGCTGCTGCCTTGGCCTTCGCCCCCAGCGCTGAAGCCTTTACGGTCAGCGGTAGTGGTGGTATCCAGGGCACCTACCTGGGCAATAGCTGCCCCGCAGCCGGCTGTACTGACTTCGCAACCGCAGGGTACACCGTCTCCGGCGGTGCAGTGGGCACAAAAAATGCTTACGGCACCAATGCTCTCAAGCCTGGGTCTAATAGTGGCTTTGAAGATTTGGTGTCTAGCTACAACATCACCAGCGCCAACAAGAAGCCCGGTGGAACTGCCAACACGGCCATCAACATTTCGGGTTTATCCAATGCTTTTAGCTTCTATTGGGGTTCCGTCGATACCCACAACGTTGTTGAATTCCTGAGCACTGGCTCTGTGGTCGGCACCATCACTGGGTTTAGCTTGGCCGATGCCCTAGGCTGGGAACAAACCCCCAATAACGCTGGGGACTATGCCAAGGATGCCCTCCTGAGCTTTTCCGGTGGAACCTTTGATGCGGTGCGCCTCAGCGTAGACACAAATGCTCCCACCCCCCTTGGTTATGCTGCTGGGCAAAATGGGGTGGCCTTTGAAAGTGCTGCCACCGCTGTTCCCGAACCCGGCGGCACCCTGCTGATGTTGGGGGGTTCCCTGTTCATGGCTTCCCAACTCAAGCGCCGCCAAGCTGCCCAGTAG